One region of Quercus lobata isolate SW786 chromosome 2, ValleyOak3.0 Primary Assembly, whole genome shotgun sequence genomic DNA includes:
- the LOC115977859 gene encoding co-chaperone protein p23-1-like isoform X2 gives MSRHPTVKWAQSADKLFITIDLPDAQDVKLKLEPEGKFFFSATTGAEKIPYEVDIDLYDKVDVNESKASIGLRNICYLVKKAENRWWSRLLKQEGKPPVFLKVDWDKWVDEDEEEPENKLGSDKDFGDFDFSNLNMGGGQGFDADASGKDDEIDDDSDTEEEPSAGGEPDAEDSHGVETGGKPDARA, from the exons ATGAG TCGTCATCCTACTGTGAAATGGGCCCAGAGTGCTGATAAGCTTTTCATTACGATTGACTTGCCGGATGCCCAGGATGTGAAGCTTAAACTGGAGCCTGAAggaaaatttttcttctctgCTACCACTGGAGCAGAAAAGATACCTTATGAAGTTGACATAGATCTGTATGATAAAGTTGATGTAAAT GAGAGCAAGGCTAGCATTGGCTTGAGAAATATCTGCTACCTTGTGAAAAAGGCCGAGAACAGGTGGTGGAGCAGATTGTTGAAGCAGGAAGGAAAACCTCCTGTTTTTTTGAAAGTTGATTGGGATAAATGGGTTGATGAAGATGAGGAGGAGCCAGAAAATAAAT TGGGATCTGATAAGGACTTTGGCGACTTCGATTTTTCA AACCTGAACATGGGTGGTGGTCAAGGCTTTGACGCTGACGCTTCAGGCAAGGATGATG AAATTGATGATGATAGTGACACGGAGGAGGAACCATCTGCTGGTGGTGAGCCTGATGCAGAAGATTCTCATGGTGTTGAAACTGGTGGCAAGCCTGATGCAAGAGCTTGA
- the LOC115977859 gene encoding co-chaperone protein p23-1-like isoform X1, with protein MVTAELNRHPTVKWAQSADKLFITIDLPDAQDVKLKLEPEGKFFFSATTGAEKIPYEVDIDLYDKVDVNESKASIGLRNICYLVKKAENRWWSRLLKQEGKPPVFLKVDWDKWVDEDEEEPENKLGSDKDFGDFDFSNLNMGGGQGFDADASGKDDEIDDDSDTEEEPSAGGEPDAEDSHGVETGGKPDARA; from the exons ATGGTGACTGCAGAGTTGAA TCGTCATCCTACTGTGAAATGGGCCCAGAGTGCTGATAAGCTTTTCATTACGATTGACTTGCCGGATGCCCAGGATGTGAAGCTTAAACTGGAGCCTGAAggaaaatttttcttctctgCTACCACTGGAGCAGAAAAGATACCTTATGAAGTTGACATAGATCTGTATGATAAAGTTGATGTAAAT GAGAGCAAGGCTAGCATTGGCTTGAGAAATATCTGCTACCTTGTGAAAAAGGCCGAGAACAGGTGGTGGAGCAGATTGTTGAAGCAGGAAGGAAAACCTCCTGTTTTTTTGAAAGTTGATTGGGATAAATGGGTTGATGAAGATGAGGAGGAGCCAGAAAATAAAT TGGGATCTGATAAGGACTTTGGCGACTTCGATTTTTCA AACCTGAACATGGGTGGTGGTCAAGGCTTTGACGCTGACGCTTCAGGCAAGGATGATG AAATTGATGATGATAGTGACACGGAGGAGGAACCATCTGCTGGTGGTGAGCCTGATGCAGAAGATTCTCATGGTGTTGAAACTGGTGGCAAGCCTGATGCAAGAGCTTGA
- the LOC115977861 gene encoding pentatricopeptide repeat-containing protein At1g34160-like, giving the protein MAYLDSLIQKCNSLSLTHIKQLQAHFITSGHFQFCTSHRTKLLELCSISPAGDLSHATRIFHQIQNPSTNDWNAVVRGLASGPEPSKAISWYRTMSRYSYRVDALTCSFTLKACARALARSEAIQIHSQVLRFGFDADVLLQTTLLDVYAKVGDLDSAEKMFDEMSVRDIASWNALVSGLAQGSRPSEAIALFKRMGVEGWKPNEVTVLGALSACSQLGALKEGEKIHGYIMEQKLDMNVQVCNAVIDMYGKCGFADKAYRVFENMGGRKSLVTWNTMIMAFGMHGDGAKALELFEQMGITGVHRDAVSYLAALCACNHAGLVEDGVRLFDSMVGSGVRPNVKHYGSVVDLLGRAGRLKEAYDIINYMPMFPDVVLWQSLLGACKTYGNVEMAEFASRKLLEMGSKSCGDFVLLSNVYAARERWNDVGRVREAMKSRDVKKIPGFSYIEVDGVIHKFINGDQSHANWCEIYAKLDEIKFQVKAYGYVAETNFVLHDIGQEEKENALCYHSEKLAVAFGLISTSEGTPIQVIKNLRICGDCHAVIKIISKIYDREIIVRDRARFHRFKEGLCSCRDYW; this is encoded by the coding sequence ATGGCCTATCTTGACTCTTTGATACAAAAATGCAACTCTCTCAGTCTCACACACATCAAACAACTCCAAGCCCATTTCATAACCAGTGGCCATTTCCAATTCTGCACTTCCCACCGCACCAAACTCCTCGAGCTCTGCTCTATCTCACCCGCCGGTGACCTATCTCACGCCACCCGCATATTCcaccaaatccaaaacccatCAACCAATGACTGGAACGCCGTCGTTCGAGGCCTCGCCTCTGGTCCTGAACCCTCCAAAGCCATCTCATGGTACCGAACCATGTCTCGCTATTCTTACAGAGTTGACGCTCTCACTTGTTCCTTTACACTCAAGGCTTGTGCACGTGCGCTAGCTCGTTCTGAGGCTATTCAGATTCATTCTCAAGTTTTGAGATTTGGGTTTGATGCTGATGTTCTTTTGCAGACTACTTTGTTGGATGTGTATGCAAAAGTTGGCGATTTGGATAGTGCGGAGAAGATGTTTGATGAAATGTCTGTGAGAGATATTGCGTCATGGAATGCTTTGGTTTCTGGGTTGGCTCAAGGAAGCCGACCCAGTGAAGCTATAGCGTTGTTTAAGAGAATGGGGGTGGAGGGTTGGAAGCCTAATGAAGTCACTGTTCTTGGAGCTCTCTCGGCTTGTTCGCAATTGGGTGCTTTGAAAGAAGGCGAAAAGATTCACGGTTATATCATGGAACAGAAGCTGGATATGAATGTTCAAGTTTGTAATGCAGTTATTGATATGTATGGAAAATGCGGGTTTGCTGATAAAGCATATAGGGTGTTTGAGAATATGGGTGGTAGGAAGAGTCTTGTTACTTGGAACACCATGATTATGGCGTTTGGTATGCATGGTGATGGAGCTAAGGCACTTGAGCTTTTTGAGCAAATGGGTATAACTGGAGTACACCGGGATGCAGTATCATATCTTGCTGCTCTGTGTGCGTGCAACCATGCGGGTTTAGTGGAAGATGGGGTGAGGTTGTTTGATTCAATGGTGGGGTCCGGGGTAAGACCTAATGTTAAGCATTATGGCAGTGTGGTTGATTTGTTGGGTCGAGCTGGGAGGCTCAAAGAGGCCTATGATATTATAAACTATATGCCTATGTTTCCTGATGTGGTTCTTTGGCAGAGTTTGCTTGGTGCCTGCAAGACTTATGGCAATGTGGAAATGGCTGAATTTGCATCAAGGAAGCTACTGGAGATGGGGTCTAAGAGTTGTGGAGATTTTGTGTTGTTGTCAAATGTTTATGCAGCTCGTGAGAGATGGAATGATGTGGGTAGGGTGAGGGAAGCCATGAAGAGTAGAGATGTGAAGAAGATACCAGGATTTAGCTACATTGAAGTGGATGGTGTCatacataaatttataaatggTGACCAGAGCCACGCAAATTGGTGTGAGATTTATGCGAAGCTAGATGAGATAAAGTTCCAGGTTAAAGCCTATGGGTATGTGGCTGAGACTAACTTTGTGTTGCATGATATAGGACAGGAGGAGAAGGAGAATGCATTGTGTTATCACAGTGAGAAGTTGGCTGTGGCTTTTGGTTTGATTAGCACAAGTGAGGGTACCCCAATTCAAGTAATTAAGAACCTTCGGATATGTGGGGACTGTCATGCTGTGATCAAAATTATATCGAAGATTTATGATAGGGAAATCATTGTGCGAGATCGAGCTCGATTTCACAGATTTAAAGAAGGTTTGTGTTCTTGCAGAGACTATTGGTGA
- the LOC115975470 gene encoding probable F-actin-capping protein subunit beta, with translation MEAAMGLMRRIPPKQTETALSALLTLLPHHSSDLLSQVDQPLQVLCDVDQGKEFILCEYNRDADSYRSPWSNKYHPPLEDGTLPSLELRKLEVEANDIFAIYRDQYYEGGISSVYMWEDDNEGFVACFLIKKDGSKTGHGRRGYLQEGGWDAIHVIEVGPEEEGVAHYRLTSTVMLSLTTDNESSGTFSLSGSIRRQMDMSLSVAEGHLCNMGRMIEEMESKLRNSLDQVYFGKTKEMVCTLRPPAEVVMRLPDS, from the exons atggaagCAGCAATGGGATTGATGAGAAGAATACCTCCGAAGCAAACGGAGACAGCACTCTCAGCACTCCTCACCCTTTTGCCCCATCACTCTTCCGATCTCCTCTCTCAAGTTGATCAGCCCCTCCAG GTTTTATGCGATGTGGATCAAGGGAAGGAGTTTATTTTGTGTGAATACAACAGAGATGCCGACTCCTATAG ATCACCTTGGTCAAATAAGTACCATCCACCATTAGAGGACGGAACCCTTCCATCACTAGAGTTGAGGAAACTTGAAGTTGAAGCGAATGACATCTTTGCAATTTATCGTGACCA GTACTATGAAGGTGGCATTTCCTCAGTTTATATGTGGGAAGATGATAATGAAGGTTTTGTAGCATGCTTTCTAATAAAGAAAG ATGGCTCAAAGACAGGGCATGGTCGAAGGGGTTACCTGCAGGAGGGAGGATGGGATGCTATACATGTCATTGAG GTGGGGCCAGAGGAGGAGGGAGTGGCTCATTACCGGTTAACCAGTACTGTCATGCTATCTTTGACTACGGATAACGAGTCATCAGGCACATTTAGCTTGTCTGGGTCAATCAGACGACAG aTGGATATGAGCCTCTCAGTTGCAGAGGGTCATCTTTGTAATATGGGAAGGATGATAGAAGAAATGGAGAGTAAGCTGAGGAATTCACTGGATCAG GTATATTTTGGGAAGACGAAAGAGATGGTGTGCACCTTACGACCACCAGCTGAAGTGGTGATGAGACTGCCTGATAGCTGA